In one Populus nigra chromosome 12, ddPopNigr1.1, whole genome shotgun sequence genomic region, the following are encoded:
- the LOC133670153 gene encoding zeta-carotene desaturase, chloroplastic/chromoplastic-like isoform X1, which translates to MASLILFPAKSVTGTRSETSTPGLLFSGGVGRRRSVVQVGFRNQRLFTVRSALDSLETNVSDMSVNAPKGLFPPEPEHYRGPKLKVAIIGAGLAGMSTAVELLDQGHEVDIYDSRSFIGGKVGSFVDRRGNHIEMGLHVFFGCYNNLFRLMKKVGADKNLLVKDHTHTFVNKGGEIGELDFRFPIGAPLHGISAFLSTNQLKTYDIARNALALALSPVVKALVDPDGALRDIRKLDSISFSDWFLSKGGTRMSIQRMWDPVAYALGFIDCDNISARCMLTIFSLFATKTEASLLRMLKGSPDVYLSGPIRKYIEDKGGRFHLRWGCRQIIYDRSPDGEIHVTGLALSKATDKKVVTADAYVAACDVPGIKRLLPSQWRESKFFDNIYELVGVPVVTVQLRYNGWVTELQDPEQSRQLRQAAGLDNLLYTPDADFSCFADLALTSPEDYYIEGQGSLLQCVLTPGDPYMPLTNDKIIERVSKQVLALFPSSQGLEVTWSSVVKIAQSLYREGPGKDPFRPDQRTPVKNFFLAGSYTKQDYIDSMEGATLSGRQASAYVCGAGEELVALRKTLAAVESQDGTKSQNLIDELSLV; encoded by the exons ATGGCTTCTTTGATTCTTTTCCCTGCAAAATCTGTTACTGGAACTAGAAGCGAGACTAGCACACCAGGGTTATTGTTCTCTGGTGGTGTTGGTCGTAGGCGGTCAGTGGTTCAGGTGGGGTTCAGGAATCAAAGGTTGTTTACAGTTCGGTCTGCTTTGGATTCTTTGGAAACAAACGTATCTGATATGAGTGTTAATG CTCCGAAGGGGTTATTTCCACCAGAACCTGAACATTATAGGGGGCCAAAGCTGAAGGTGGCTATTATTGGAGCTGGGTTGGCAGGCATGTCAACTGCAGTGGAGCTATTGGATCAAGGCCATGAG gtggACATATACGATTCAAGGTCTTTCATCGGTGGTAAAGTGGGTTCATTTGTTGATAGACGTGGAAACCATATTGAAATGGGACTTCATGTTTTCTTTGGTTGCTATAATAATCTTTTCCGTTTGATGAAGAAG GTGGGTGCAGATAAAAATCTGCTTGTGAAGGATCATACTCACACATTTGTAAACAAGGGAGGTGAAATTGGTG AGCTTGATTTTCGGTTTCCAATTGGAGCTCCGTTGCATGGGATTAGTGCATTTTTGTCAACAAATCAGCTTAAG ACGTATGATATAGCAAGAAATGCTTTGGCGCTTGCCCTGAGTCCAGTTGTAAAGGCTCTTGTTGATCCCGATGGTGCATTGAGGGACATAAGGAAATTAGATAGT ATCAGCTTCTCTGATTGGTTTTTGTCCAAAGGTGGAACACGCATGAGTATCCAAAGAATGTGGGATCCTGTTGCTTATGCCCTTGGGTTTATTGACTGTGATAACATCAGTGCTCGGTGCATGCTGACCATATTCTCATTGTTTGCCACCAAGACAGAGGCTTCTTTACTTCGTATGCTCAAGGGTTCTCCAGATGTTTACTTGAGTGGTCCCATTAGAAAGTATATCGAAGATAAAGGAGGCAG GTTTCATTTGAGGTGGGGATGCAGACAGATAATTTATGATAGATCACCAGATGGAGAAATACATGTCACAGGACTTGCCTTGTCGAAG GCTACAGATAAGAAAGTTGTAACAGCTGATGCTTATGTTGCAG CTTGTGATGTCCCTGGAATTAAAAGACTACTTCCGTCCCAGTGGAGGGAATCAAAAttctttgataatatttatgaGCTAGTGGGAGTACCTGTTGTGACAGTACAACTTAGATACAATGGCTGGGTTACAGAGTTGCAAGATCCAGAACAATCAAG GCAGTTGCGACAAGCTGCTGGCTTAGATAACCTCCTGTACACTCCAGATgcagatttttcttgttttgctgACCTAGCACTCACTTCTCCAGAAGATTACTACATTGAAGGACAAGGTTCATTGCTCCa ATGTGTTCTGACACCAGGAGATCCTTACATGCCCTTgacaaatgataaaatcatagaGAGAGTTTCAAAGCAG GTCCTCGCTTTGTTCCCGTCATCCCAAGGTCTAGAAGTAACCTGGTCATCCGTTGTAAAAATTGCGCAATCTTTGTATCGTGAAGGACCTGGCAAAGATCCCTTTAGACCTGACCAGAGGACACCTGTGAAGAATTTCTTCCTTGCTGGTTCATATACAAAACAG GATTACATAGACAGCATGGAAGGAGCGACCTTGTCCGGAAGACAAGCTTCAGCATATGTATGCGGTGCTGGGGAAGAGTTAGTAGCTTTGAGGAAGACACTCGCAGCTGTCGAATCTCAAGATGGCACAAAATCtcaaaatttaattgatgaGCTCAGTCTTGTATGA
- the LOC133670153 gene encoding zeta-carotene desaturase, chloroplastic/chromoplastic-like isoform X2, producing the protein MASLILFPAKSVTGTRSETSTPGLLFSGGVGRRRSVVQVGFRNQRLFTVRSALDSLETNVSDMSVNAPKGLFPPEPEHYRGPKLKVAIIGAGLAGMSTAVELLDQGHEVDIYDSRSFIGGKVGSFVDRRGNHIEMGLHVFFGCYNNLFRLMKKVGADKNLLVKDHTHTFVNKGGEIGELDFRFPIGAPLHGISAFLSTNQLKTYDIARNALALALSPVVKALVDPDGALRDIRKLDSISFSDWFLSKGGTRMSIQRMWDPVAYALGFIDCDNISARCMLTIFSLFATKTEASLLRMLKGSPDVYLSGPIRKYIEDKGGRFHLRWGCRQIIYDRSPDGEIHVTGLALSKATDKKVVTADAYVAACDVPGIKRLLPSQWRESKFFDNIYELVGVPVVTVQLRYNGWVTELQDPEQSRQLRQAAGLDNLLYTPDADFSCFADLALTSPEDYYIEGQGSLLQCVLTPGDPYMPLTNDKIIERVSKQDYIDSMEGATLSGRQASAYVCGAGEELVALRKTLAAVESQDGTKSQNLIDELSLV; encoded by the exons ATGGCTTCTTTGATTCTTTTCCCTGCAAAATCTGTTACTGGAACTAGAAGCGAGACTAGCACACCAGGGTTATTGTTCTCTGGTGGTGTTGGTCGTAGGCGGTCAGTGGTTCAGGTGGGGTTCAGGAATCAAAGGTTGTTTACAGTTCGGTCTGCTTTGGATTCTTTGGAAACAAACGTATCTGATATGAGTGTTAATG CTCCGAAGGGGTTATTTCCACCAGAACCTGAACATTATAGGGGGCCAAAGCTGAAGGTGGCTATTATTGGAGCTGGGTTGGCAGGCATGTCAACTGCAGTGGAGCTATTGGATCAAGGCCATGAG gtggACATATACGATTCAAGGTCTTTCATCGGTGGTAAAGTGGGTTCATTTGTTGATAGACGTGGAAACCATATTGAAATGGGACTTCATGTTTTCTTTGGTTGCTATAATAATCTTTTCCGTTTGATGAAGAAG GTGGGTGCAGATAAAAATCTGCTTGTGAAGGATCATACTCACACATTTGTAAACAAGGGAGGTGAAATTGGTG AGCTTGATTTTCGGTTTCCAATTGGAGCTCCGTTGCATGGGATTAGTGCATTTTTGTCAACAAATCAGCTTAAG ACGTATGATATAGCAAGAAATGCTTTGGCGCTTGCCCTGAGTCCAGTTGTAAAGGCTCTTGTTGATCCCGATGGTGCATTGAGGGACATAAGGAAATTAGATAGT ATCAGCTTCTCTGATTGGTTTTTGTCCAAAGGTGGAACACGCATGAGTATCCAAAGAATGTGGGATCCTGTTGCTTATGCCCTTGGGTTTATTGACTGTGATAACATCAGTGCTCGGTGCATGCTGACCATATTCTCATTGTTTGCCACCAAGACAGAGGCTTCTTTACTTCGTATGCTCAAGGGTTCTCCAGATGTTTACTTGAGTGGTCCCATTAGAAAGTATATCGAAGATAAAGGAGGCAG GTTTCATTTGAGGTGGGGATGCAGACAGATAATTTATGATAGATCACCAGATGGAGAAATACATGTCACAGGACTTGCCTTGTCGAAG GCTACAGATAAGAAAGTTGTAACAGCTGATGCTTATGTTGCAG CTTGTGATGTCCCTGGAATTAAAAGACTACTTCCGTCCCAGTGGAGGGAATCAAAAttctttgataatatttatgaGCTAGTGGGAGTACCTGTTGTGACAGTACAACTTAGATACAATGGCTGGGTTACAGAGTTGCAAGATCCAGAACAATCAAG GCAGTTGCGACAAGCTGCTGGCTTAGATAACCTCCTGTACACTCCAGATgcagatttttcttgttttgctgACCTAGCACTCACTTCTCCAGAAGATTACTACATTGAAGGACAAGGTTCATTGCTCCa ATGTGTTCTGACACCAGGAGATCCTTACATGCCCTTgacaaatgataaaatcatagaGAGAGTTTCAAAGCAG GATTACATAGACAGCATGGAAGGAGCGACCTTGTCCGGAAGACAAGCTTCAGCATATGTATGCGGTGCTGGGGAAGAGTTAGTAGCTTTGAGGAAGACACTCGCAGCTGTCGAATCTCAAGATGGCACAAAATCtcaaaatttaattgatgaGCTCAGTCTTGTATGA